From one Dysidea avara chromosome 9, odDysAvar1.4, whole genome shotgun sequence genomic stretch:
- the LOC136266887 gene encoding protein NLRC3-like, with protein MDNNGRPPIQPNVQGVQNKSNSRPILRDLYDQVVPSIADKWRDLGVQLLDPSLIDQRVLEVIAADHPHSVEDCCKSVFEKWLNTQEDASWQQLLEALKSVQLDYLSSQIENKLKTGVITGISSQSHLSHHMSKYCQYLKGRYRSLELISIDEQLDCSSSKYVSLTLVKIDRQGRTTSTENRRGDSVTLSEALDVEGETKKVILIKGDPGMGKSTLAINICKCWAEGSLLQTYNAVILLTLRDPEIQAAKTITDLFLTVDEELKEKVLKDITSNFGEGVCFILEGYDELPQQLHRYSVFTKLRVQLPNCTIVYTSRPEACDKLESVASRIIKIEGFKEKSIDEYVSNTFDSVNNGANLASQLKSQLHKNWIVRRILHIPINVAIVCVIFFHFSTLPETLTQLYTFLCLRLILRYITVRTVNVAKVEKLRLLDHLPEGISEQFSQLCFIAYKGTENGNIIFTSQDLLDIGIVEDKISDLGLLVTAPSTSVYGREKSYNFLHKTLQEFCTAWYISKLSLQDQLKCINTYWNDNNYIMVWRFYSGITGLNNKEVLNCIPLPYKLVKSRLTESRIPQLMNCVYEAHNSELCHIVGDHLDGNIDVKYVAAHVIDYFLTHYKGTMRQVDFGHYWNNKFQLLVTSLQRRQSQHNNDNLILNIPDCRFTHQSFSLLVQLMSTQYPIVELNIRRIKVQSTSDMVSTGDNPNSNVTSTHMALFQLFTSSNTLSVLDISETDIGPEGAACFADLRNVLIRDLRMGWCRLGPTGADKIGEFLYHNSSIVSIDLSYNDIKDSGVERLVYHLNKNNKLQHLNLRGNKITAVGANHLRRLIANDHPTLTSIELSRNPLKDEGVHVFLSSLTVTMEHIGLRWVDMTSSSFPIIPTSLNKIKSISFSLPYGHYEVMSLANTTVLKQLELDIYSDSGNHKMLSAIRQSDNIETLKLHYGNIKEWVADITKLLEYSKTLTQLTITNYKQPPQDILLIADSLTVNNSVKTFKYGDKYMDQTTTIKFLEQLKQANTVEEVILGVSFGAYRDYQFLGDVEKCVQQINHIRSTKGVSSLLKVEIVDWIMMI; from the exons ATGGATAACAACGGCCGTCCTCCGATCCAACCTAATGTACAAGGAGTTCAAAATAAAA GTAATAGTCGACCTATCTTAAGAGACCTGTATGATCAGGTGGTACCATCAATAGCAGACAAGTGGAGAGATCTTGGTGTGCAACTATTAGACCCTTCTCTAATAGACCAACGAGTATTGGAAGTGATTGCAGCAGACCACCCACATAGTGTTGAGGATTGTTGTAAGAGTGTGTTTGAGAAATGGTTGAACACACAAGAGGatgccagctggcaacaattACTAGAAGCTCTCAAGAGTGTTCAGTTGGACTATTTATCCAGTCAGATAGAGAACAAGTTGAAGACAG GAGTCATTACTGGAATATCCAGCCAGTCACATTTGAGTCATCACATGAGCAAATATTGTCAGTACCTGAAGGGTAGGTACAGGTCACTAGAGTTGATCTCTATTGATGAGCAGTTAGATTGTTCATCATCAAAGTATGTTAGTTTGACTCTTGTGAAGATTGATAGACAAGGAAGAACAACATCAACAGAGAACAGAAGAGGTGATAGTGTTACTTTATCTGAAGCACTTGATGTAGAGGGAGAGACTAAAAAGGTGATTTTGATCAAAGGAGACCCTGGGATGGGTAAAAGTACCCTTGCCATAAACATTTGCAAATGCTGGGCAGAAGGTAGTTTATTACAAACTTATAATGCAGTTATTCTGTTGACTTTACGTGACCCAGAGATACAAGCAGCAAAGACAATTACTGACTTGTTTTTAACGGTTGACGAGGAGTTGAAAGAAAAAGTACTAAAAGACATTACGAGTAATTTTGGAGAAGGAGTTTGTTTCATTCTTGAAGGATATGATGAATTACCTCAACAATTACACAGGTACTCAGTGTTCACAAAGTTAAGAGTGCAATTGCCCAATTGTACTATTGTCTACACATCTCGTCCTGAAGCTTGTGACAAGTTGGAAAGTGTTGCTTCCCGAATTATTAAAATAGAAGGATTCAAAGAAAAATCTATTGATGAATACGTTTCGAACACTTTTGATAGTGTTAATAATGGAGCAAATTTAGCATCACAACTGAAATCACAGTTACATAAAAATTGGATAGTGAGAAGAATATTACACATTCCCATCAATGTTGCAATTGTGTGTGTCATTTTCTTTCACTTCTCAACATTACCAGAGACACTCACACAATTGTACACTTTCTTGTGTTTACGTTTGATCCTGAGATATATAACTGTACGAACTGTCAATGTTGCTAAAGTGGAGAAACTCCGATTATTGGATCATCTTCCAGAGGGTATTTCTGAACAGTTTTCCCAATTATGTTTTATTGCATACAAAGGAACAGAGAATGGAAATATCATATTTACCTCCCAAGACTTGTTGGATATTGGTATTGTTGAGGATAAGATTAGTGATCTTGGACTATTAGTGACTGCCCCCAGTACCTCAGTGTATGGCAGAGAGAAGTCGTATAATTTTCTCCATAAAACACTTCAAGAGTTTTGTACAGCATGGTACATCTCCAAATTGTCCCTACAAGATCAACTGaagtgtataaacacttactggaATGATAATAACTATATAATGGTATGGAGATTTTATTCTGGTATTACTGGACTGAATAACAAAGAAGTACTAAATTGTATACCGCTACCATATAAACTGGTGAAGTCACGTCTTACTGAGAGTAGAATACCACAGTTGATGAATTGTGTGTATGAGGCACACAATAGTGAATTGTGTCACATAGTGGGAGACCACCTTGATGGGAACATTGATGTTAAATATGTTGCTGCACATGTCATTGACTATTTCCTAACTCACTACAAGGGAACAATGAGACAAGTAGATTTTGGACATTACTGGAATAATAAGTTTCAGTTGTTAGTTACATCATTACAGAGAAGGCAATCTCAACATAACAATGACAACCTTATCCTTAATATACCAGATTGCAGGTTTACACACCAGTCATTTTCCTTACTTGTTCAGTTGATGTCAACACAGTATCCTATTGTTGAACTAAACATTAGGAGGATAAAAGTTCAGTCAACAAGTGATATGGTTTCTACTGGTGATAATCCAAACTCAAATGTAACATCTACACATATGGCACTATTCCAGTTATTCACCAGTAGTAACACTCTCAGTGTATTAGACATCAGTGAAACTGATATTGGTCCTGAGGGAGCTGCCTGTTTTGCTGATCTTAGAAATGTTTTAATTCGTGACCTTAGAATGGGATGGTGTAGATTAGGTCCTACAGGAGCAGACAAGATTGGTGAATTTTTGTATCACAATAGCTCCATTGTGTCTATTGATCTTAGTTATAATGATATTAAGGACAGTGGAGTGGAGAGGTTAGTGTATCATTTGAACAAGAACAACAAACTACAACACCTTAACCTGAGGGGTAATAAGATCACTGCAGTTGGTGCTAACCACCTGAGAAGACTGATAGCAAATGATCATCCAACACTCACCAGTATTGAGTTGTCACGTAATCCTCTAAAAGATGAAGGAGTTCATGTGTTCTTATCATCACTGACAGTAACAATGGAACACATTGGATTGAGGTGGGTAGACATGACATCATCATCTTTTCCCATCATTCCCACTTCATTGAACAAGATTAAGTCTATCAGTTTTTCCCTACCTTATGGTCACTATGAAGTGATGAGTTTAGCCAACACCACTGTGTTGAAACAACTTGAACTTGATATTTATAGTGATTCAGGTAACCACAAGATGTTGAGTGCTATCAGACAAAGTGATAATATTGAAACATTAAAACTTCATTATGGGAACATCAAGGAGTGGGTAGCAGATATCACTAAACTATTAGAGTACAGTAAGACACTTACACAATTGACCATCACAAATTATAAACAACCACCTCAAGATATACTACTAATAGCTGATTCCTTGACAGTCAACAATTCAGTAAAAACATTCAAATATGGTGATAAGTACATGGACCAGACAACAACTATAAAATTTTTGGAACAATTGAAACAAGCTAACACAGTGGAGGAAGTAATATTAGGAGTGTCATTTGGGGCTTATCGTGATTATCAGTTCTTAGGAGATGTGGAGAAATGTGTCCAGCAAATCAACCACATTAGGAGCACAAAGGGTGTGTCCAGTCTACTAAAAGTGGAGATTGTTGACTGGATAATGATGATATAG